Proteins co-encoded in one uncultured Methanobrevibacter sp. genomic window:
- a CDS encoding DUF3236 domain-containing protein has product MAFEKMIQNAFKESENNCRFGDTLEEIKELQEYIKNAQKICVPNKNGIKVEVLNKVLKSYGLHEAEILQINTNTADTSRIPALAKAYMALDQSDADLIIARGRLGIPGSGSLLIFIDNKGRILTAGTSPSHLIHGKSIEKAVYEEACEALEKIGFEKNRRLDNEY; this is encoded by the coding sequence ATGGCATTTGAAAAAATGATACAAAATGCATTTAAAGAGTCTGAAAACAACTGCCGATTCGGAGATACTCTTGAAGAGATTAAAGAACTTCAAGAATATATAAAAAATGCTCAAAAAATATGTGTTCCAAACAAGAACGGAATAAAAGTTGAAGTATTGAATAAAGTTTTAAAATCTTACGGTCTTCATGAAGCTGAAATACTTCAAATCAATACAAATACTGCCGATACAAGCAGAATCCCCGCTCTTGCAAAAGCATATATGGCACTTGACCAGAGCGATGCCGATTTGATAATAGCAAGAGGCCGTCTAGGAATTCCCGGTTCAGGATCACTGCTTATTTTTATTGACAACAAAGGAAGGATACTTACTGCGGGAACATCCCCCTCACATCTGATTCATGGAAAATCCATTGAGAAAGCCGTTTATGAAGAAGCATGTGAAGCTCTTGAAAAAATTGGTTTTGAAAAAAATAGAAGGTTAGATAATGAATATTGA
- the hmdB gene encoding 5,10-methenyltetrahydromethanopterin hydrogenase cofactor biosynthesis protein HmdB — protein sequence MIDYILNKAKNGQELSDEEFLELLAIDDDENLEKLFKTAAEIRDNQSKTIKLTSTVHITNKCQIQPRCKYCGFAEETSSKGYYNAFYKSDEEILNAAQSINEAHIPRVSCSGGYGYKGKQAVNACRIVKENTDLEVLVNVGGDLTPESVEKLSDLGVETICCNLETINEEVFYEAKPGDSLKQRIETCRLVCDAGIGLSSGLLLGLGESPEDRIKHLRFLGKFKTLSEIPIMGFNPYADTPMANHPPFPLKEQLKIVAVTRIMYPAITITMPTPTVGPENVEYSLKAGANNLATVIADNYPLEVKGVGSPNYGNYNEVVGVIEKLGLIPQTI from the coding sequence TTGATTGATTATATTTTAAATAAAGCAAAAAATGGACAAGAATTAAGTGATGAGGAATTTTTAGAATTATTAGCTATTGATGATGATGAAAATTTGGAAAAATTATTTAAGACTGCCGCTGAAATAAGGGACAATCAATCAAAAACAATAAAATTAACATCAACAGTCCATATTACAAACAAATGTCAAATTCAACCTAGATGCAAATACTGCGGTTTTGCAGAAGAAACTTCATCAAAAGGATATTACAATGCATTCTACAAATCCGATGAAGAAATACTAAATGCAGCACAATCCATAAATGAAGCACACATCCCCCGCGTAAGCTGCTCCGGAGGATACGGATATAAAGGAAAACAGGCAGTGAATGCCTGTAGAATCGTGAAGGAAAATACTGATTTGGAAGTACTCGTCAATGTAGGTGGAGATTTGACACCAGAGTCCGTTGAAAAACTTTCAGACCTTGGAGTGGAAACCATTTGCTGCAATCTGGAAACCATAAATGAAGAGGTTTTCTATGAAGCAAAACCGGGTGATTCATTAAAACAGAGAATTGAAACATGCAGACTCGTATGTGATGCTGGAATCGGGCTGTCTTCAGGTCTACTTTTAGGTTTAGGTGAAAGTCCAGAAGATAGAATAAAGCATTTGCGCTTTTTAGGTAAGTTTAAAACCCTTAGTGAGATTCCAATTATGGGTTTTAACCCATATGCGGATACACCAATGGCAAATCATCCACCATTTCCGCTGAAAGAACAGCTGAAAATAGTTGCTGTTACACGCATAATGTATCCTGCAATTACAATAACAATGCCTACCCCCACAGTAGGTCCTGAAAATGTGGAATATTCACTTAAGGCAGGTGCTAATAACCTGGCAACAGTTATAGCTGACAATTATCCGCTAGAAGTAAAAGGGGTCGGTTCACCGAATTACGGCAACTACAATGAAGTTGTTGGCGTTATTGAAAAATTAGGCCTTATACCTCAAACTATTTAA
- a CDS encoding Nif3-like dinuclear metal center hexameric protein: MKLKEIIEFIDKKIPKSLALESDDVGFKKEYDIEQNINSIKIYMDFLPENDRNNDNTLIITHHPPLFIPKTPTYTIHSNWDIIYGGANDALADTLNIKVTDYFDSSTNIGRVCKTDYTFLELKSIILDNFSDVRIVNNLDDNKLINKIGIISGFGLNNPEYVKLAKDKNLDILISGDLTQKTAILAKNLKITLIDVKHHESEVPGLYALADLLKELDIEIEVVDNKAIEQLM, translated from the coding sequence ATGAAACTTAAAGAAATAATTGAATTTATAGATAAAAAAATACCTAAATCATTAGCTTTGGAATCTGATGATGTGGGATTTAAAAAGGAGTATGATATTGAACAGAATATAAATTCAATTAAAATTTATATGGATTTTCTGCCGGAAAATGACAGAAATAATGATAATACATTAATAATAACACACCATCCTCCATTGTTTATCCCGAAAACACCTACTTATACCATTCATTCAAACTGGGACATTATTTATGGAGGAGCAAATGACGCATTAGCCGATACATTAAATATTAAAGTGACTGATTATTTTGACAGTTCAACAAATATCGGAAGAGTATGCAAAACAGATTATACCTTTTTAGAATTAAAGAGCATTATTTTAGATAATTTTAGCGATGTGCGTATAGTAAACAACTTAGATGACAATAAACTCATCAATAAGATAGGCATCATATCTGGTTTTGGACTAAATAACCCCGAATATGTGAAATTAGCTAAAGATAAAAATCTGGATATTTTAATTTCAGGAGATTTAACCCAAAAAACAGCAATATTAGCAAAAAACTTAAAAATTACACTGATTGATGTGAAACACCATGAAAGTGAAGTTCCGGGATTATATGCGCTTGCAGATTTATTGAAAGAACTTGACATTGAAATCGAGGTTGTTGACAATAAAGCGATAGAACAATTAATGTGA
- a CDS encoding SAM-dependent methyltransferase HcgC family protein — protein MNIETGITSEVLTIKSETKLIDIFNEIILKKSEAVFNYIESLNLDKNSRIIVIGTYFTGVGIVKKLSQKYENILLIDIYPHLEELLYTSLGGELKNNVEFSSDLDLIYSGDIVIDTTGFGGINVEQSSKFNVEAFIIEDPVAEDNDRLLKEKNNIYKRLSVVKAKHKSIIKTEGIDTKTSGTMTLAIGILTDLLNSFLKKEGVLYCACEMRFFEEIIFKEKDIEKFMELINANAFKISTINPFNMDEMIKKEIEKITSKMI, from the coding sequence ATGAATATTGAAACTGGCATAACCTCAGAAGTGCTTACAATCAAATCCGAAACAAAACTTATAGATATTTTTAATGAAATTATTTTAAAAAAATCCGAAGCCGTTTTTAACTATATTGAAAGTTTAAACCTCGATAAGAACTCACGAATAATTGTTATCGGAACTTATTTTACCGGTGTTGGAATAGTTAAAAAACTAAGCCAGAAATATGAAAACATACTGCTGATTGACATTTATCCTCACCTGGAGGAACTGCTCTACACCAGTTTAGGCGGAGAGTTAAAAAACAATGTTGAATTTTCATCCGATCTTGATTTAATCTATTCAGGAGATATTGTCATTGACACAACAGGTTTTGGAGGAATTAATGTTGAACAGTCATCAAAGTTTAACGTTGAAGCATTCATAATTGAAGATCCTGTTGCTGAAGACAATGACAGACTTCTTAAAGAAAAAAACAACATTTACAAAAGACTTAGCGTTGTTAAAGCAAAACATAAAAGCATAATAAAGACAGAAGGAATAGATACAAAAACTTCAGGAACAATGACATTGGCAATTGGTATTTTAACGGATTTACTGAACAGTTTTCTTAAAAAAGAAGGCGTGCTTTACTGTGCATGTGAAATGAGATTTTTTGAAGAGATAATATTCAAGGAAAAGGATATTGAAAAATTCATGGAACTGATTAATGCAAATGCATTTAAGATATCAACAATTAATCCGTTTAACATGGATGAGATGATTAAAAAGGAAATTGAAAAAATAACATCAAAAATGATTTAA